The Drosophila gunungcola strain Sukarami chromosome 3L unlocalized genomic scaffold, Dgunungcola_SK_2 000003F, whole genome shotgun sequence genome contains a region encoding:
- the LOC128258728 gene encoding arginine-glutamic acid dipeptide repeats protein isoform X18 translates to MAASTQGEIRVGPGHQVNDVYAKLPDYNPISSFPIDKETDERELEESRWSPGVVADGDLLMFLRAARSMAAFQGMCDGGLEDGCLAASRDDTTINALDVLHDSGYDPGKALQALVKCPVSKGIDKKWTEDETKKFIKGLRQFGKNFFRIHKDLLPHKDTPELVEFYYLWKKTPGANNNRPHRRRRQSALRRNRVTRANNSSSNTPPKKEDTPEPQTATTATAAATAASETASRSSPAVSKEENSSLTEDDASECDSDSSLTHKRDESPSRMRTRNKQQNNNSSTTSSSSNNAAGNGGGNATSISSGSTSGGAAGGNSSSKDQSANAVANGKRPKRGSETPDVAGGASVDSPKTPTKAVAESSANKRKGGKQDTPNKKKRTEQEACEPSAQEESAVKEKRKRPDSPVESMNSDSRPDSVLDDGESNTTDTTTAEQQSTKDSKEAVSCKEERDMVSNDLDAKAEEKAIKAEALAEDSKDSAIKNMDEETNIQAPIGVETSSAEVANANAVANPVAPPITMKVPTIATVEALNASVERKEAIEKMESCDSDPEMLKKLATIKQEASPQQQQQQQQHMQQQSQLQLQQQLVPVGIQPPPVCAPAEAVYIKKEPMEDSMDATCNQNSNEPQDLKVKIEIKNEDALKHSVGGLPPSGPGGPPSALHPLSGAPVESGQPEPLHLQHMPHGPVPTQPPPGYLIDGQLKYGPPGQGVPPQPPQLHSDAVAGGNGAPPGAPTTPQKYPPEMEMKFAPQDLKYPPPPPLDALKYSQEMQAAAAAAAAAGKYDMKYMMEQQGKYPVELSAAHQPPGKPGYQDSLKIPDVKPAFGHLPHNVGSPLDVAHKYGPPPTSQESQQQQQSQPPAHQLPPGATPPPGIAMPKPHYQHDVQTPPLGRPFEPSGLMLKYGDPLTAKYGPPQDLKYPMPPVSSQAGPADVKPYGGENLIKSSPYGPPPESPIDASARSTPGQDSQGSNSNSQPPSMPPQPQQFQSPHPSPHMPSPAGGGLPPGMHPQNLIHGPPPGAVGGGGGGSGGGPQPPPPPTSLHQPAPTAPGPPSLQHGLHPGHPQHSQLSVASSLPPSSIGIPPTLSTMAPTHMHPHLHPHAHLQGLHRPHDLPPSMHPHAPMPLSLQGHPQHGHGLPPSHVPQQQQQQQQQPPGGPAGTVRTPSPAQQPPRSLHDPQSSREPPSSQPSTTMAGSGSGPGGPGGPPPQQSPHAHRTSPLPGLSGSGPPPPGLIGHPMAIHPHLAHLPPGHPAHAALAHPGHHLLSHSIAGLGPGGGPIALLAGPGGLGGIPESALSRRTPPSHLPHSHASSAPLTPHSVASMTSTSMSLTTSTVPSSAFSRASPSVQISSGGGGGGGGPSGPGSVGPGGLPNSSAAAAAAAAAAAHRAASPASSVSSLSRQSPLHPVPQSPLSHHPSSSALSAAAAAVAERDRHALMRQQSPHMTPPPVSNASLMASPLSKMYAPQPGQRGLGTSPPPHLRPGASPPVIRHPQMPLPLPLIAPGGGIPQIGVHPGQSPYPHPLLHPSVFYSPHHHPFNSPYGYAPYGPGFPAYMKPPPQPGQLDPAAVMAAHHAGLQGPPPQQMRQDEQNAAAAAAAAAAEKQHQAAAAAAAQQHKAPQQQQQGGMPPNKPPTPKTPQGPGGGMPPGMGGPGTPTGLPPGAYPGSHMPGYPQGPPHGSPFAPQDGQPHGLKPTSHMDALRAHAHSANSAGMGGGHHPTEPLPIDIEPDPEPEIPSPTHNIPRGPSPEAKPDDTECHRSQSAIFVRHIDRGDYNSCTRTDLIFKPVADSKLARKREERDRKLAEKERERRQQQQQQQQQQQQQQAAAAQQAAQQAKMKAELKPPYADTPALRQLSEYARPHVAFSPVEQMVPYHHPMGPMYRERELEEIKNAQAAAASQSRLDPHWMEYYRRSISSNNPYSGIHPSQFPLYANPAISQMERERLGIPPPHHVGLDPGEHMPQPPEAGFQLPPNVGQYPRPNMLIPREPHSDVLLRMSYADQLQAAEFQRQSLHDQYFRQRPR, encoded by the exons ATGGCGGCCTCCACTCAAGGAGAAATTCGAGTGGGTCCCGGCCACCAGGTAAACGATGTCTAT GCAAAACTGCCCGATTATAATCCAATCTCAAGCTTCCCCATCGACAAGGAAACCGATGAACGTGAACTAGAGGAATCAAGATGGAGTCCAGGCGTTGTGGCCGATGGCGACTTGTTAATGTTTCTGCGTGCGGCTCGCTCCATGGCTGCATTTCAAGGAATGTGTGATGGCGGACTAGAAGACGGTTGTTTGGCTGCCAGTCGCGACGACACCACAATAAACGCACTCGACGTG cttcaCGATTCTGGCTACGATCCAGGCAAAGCTCTACAAGCGCTCGTAAAGTGCCCCGTATCGAAGGGCATCGACAAGAAGTGGACCGAGGACGAAACAAAGAAGTTTATCAAGGGACTGCGTCAGTTCGGCAAGAACTTCTTTCGCATCCATAAGGACCTGCTGCCGCACAAGGACACGCCGGAGCTGGTCGAATTCTACTATCTGTGGAAAAAGACGCCCGGCGCGAACAACAACCGGCCGCACAGGCGGCGCCGCCAGAGCGCCCTGCGCCGCAACCGTGTCACACGGGcgaacaacagcagcagcaacacaccTCCCAAGAAGGAGGACACACCAGAACCACAAACTGCGACGACGGCGACGGCGGCGGCAACCGCGGCGTCCGAGACGGCGAGTCGCTCCTCGCCCGCTGTCTCCAAGGAGGAGAACAGCTCGCTCACCGAGGACGACGCCAGCGAGTGCGACAGTGATTCGAGTCTGACCCACAAAAGGGATGAATCACCCTCAAGGATGAGGACGCGAAACAAGCAAcagaacaacaacagcagcaccaccagcagcagcagcaacaacgcgGCCGGAAACGGTGGCGGCAACGCCACCTCCATAAGCAGCGGTTCAACGAGCGGCGGTGCCGCTGGCGGCAACAGCTCGTCCAAGGATCAGTCAGCCAACGCCGTGGCTAATGGCAAGCGGCCCAAGCGGGGCTCCGAAACACCGGACGTTGCCGGCGGAGCCTCGGTCGATAGTCCCAAGACGCCGACGAAGGCCGTTGCCGAGAGTTCGGCCAACAAGCGCAAGGGCGGCAAGCAGGATACGCCCAACAAGAAGAAGCGGACGGAGCAGGAGGCCTGCGAGCCGAGTGCCCAGGAGGAGAGTGCCGTCAAGGAGAAGCGCAAGCGGCCGGACAGTCCGGTGGAGAGCATGAACTCGGACAGCCGACCGGACTCGGTGCTCGACGATGGCGAGTCCAATACCACGGACACCACCACCGCCGAGCAGCAGTCCACCAAGGACAGCAAGGAGGCGGTCAGCTGCAAGGAGGAGCGCGACATGGTCTCCAATGACCTGGATGCCAAGGCCGAGGAGAAGGCCATCAAAGCAGAAGCTCTGGCAGAGGACAGCAAGGATAGCGCCATCAAGAACATGGACGAGGAGACGAACATCCAGGCGCCAATCGGCGTGGAGACGAGCTCGGCGGAGGTAGCCAATGCCAATGCGGTGGCCAATCCCGTGGCGCCGCCTATCACCATGAAGGTGCCCACAATTGCCACTGTGGAGGCACTGAATGCCTCCGTGGAGCGCAAGGAGGCCATCGAGAAGATGGAGTCGTGCGATAGCGATCCGGAGATGCTCAAGAAGCTGGCCACCATCAAGCAGGAGGCTTctccgcagcagcagcagcagcagcagcaacacatgCAGCAGCAATCgcagctgcagttgcagcagcaactggtTCCAGTTGGCATCCAACCGCCGCCCGTGTGTGCGCCCGCTGAGGCGGTGTACATCAAGAAGGAGCCCATGGAGGACTCGATGGACGCCACCTGCAATCAGAACAGCAACGAGCCGCAGGACCTGAAGGTCAAGATTGAGATCAAAAACGAGGACGCTCTCAAGCACAGTGTGGGAGGACTGCCGCCCTCTGGTCCCGGTGGACCACCTTCAGCCCTGCATCCGCTGTCCGGAGCTCCTGTAGAGAGTGGTCAGCCGGAACCGCTGCACCTGCAGCACATGCCCCATGGACCGGTGCCCACGCAACCGCCACCCGGCTACCTAATCGATGGCCAGCTGAAGTACGGACCGCCGGGACAAGGAGTGCCGCCACAGCCACCACAACTGCACAGCGATGCGGTGGCAGGAGGCAACGGAGCACCGCCTGGAGCGCCGACCACGCCGCAAAAGTATCCGCCCGAGATGGAGATGAAGTTCGCTCCCCAGGATCTCAAGtacccgccgccgccgcccctGGACGCACTCAAGTACAGCCAGGAGATGCAGGCTGCGGCGGCTGCAGCGGCTGCTGCCGGCAAATACGACATGAAGTACATGATGGAGCAGCAGGGCAAGTATCCCGTAGAGCTGTCCGCTGCCCATCAGCCGCCAGGAAAGCCGGGCTACCAGGATTCGCTAAAGATTCCCGATGTCAAGCCCGCTTTTGGCCACCTGCCGCACAACGTGGGCTCGCCTCTGGATGTGGCCCATAAGTACGGACCGCCGCCCACGTCGCAAGAgtcccagcagcagcagcagtcccAGCCGCCGGCGCACCAGTTGCCGCCGGGAGCCACGCCGCCGCCTGGCATCGCCATGCCCAAGCCGCACTACCAGCACGACGTGCAGACGCCACCGCTGGGGCGTCCGTTCGAGCCATCCGGCCTTATGCTCAAGTATGGCGATCCACTGACGGCCAAGTACGGCCCGCCTCAGGATCTGAAGTATCCGATGCCCCCGGTCTCCTCCCAGGCGGGACCCGCGGATGTGAAGCCCTATGGCGGGGAGAATCTGATCAAGTCCTCGCCATATGGACCGCCGCCGGAGAGCCCAATTGACGCCTCGGCGCGCTCGACGCCTGGTCAGGATAGCCAGGGCAGCAATAGCAATTCGCAGCCGCCGTCGATGCcgccgcagccgcagcagtTTCAGTCGCCGCATCCTTCGCCGCACATGCCTTCGCCAGCCGGAGGTGGCCTACCACCGGGAATGCATCCGCAAAATCTCATCCATGGCCCGCCACCAGGtgcagtgggtggtggtggtggcggtagTGGTGGTGGTCCCCAGCCGCCTCCGCCGCCCACGTCGCTGCACCAGCCCGCGCCCACGGCTCCAGGTCCGCCCAGTCTGCAGCACGGATTGCATCCTGGTCACCCGCAGCACTCGCAGCTGTCGGTGGCCTCGTCGCTGCCGCCGAGCTCGATTGGAATTCCACCCACGCTCTCGACAATGGCGCCAACGCACATGCACCCGCACCTTCACCCACATGCGCATCTGCAGGGTCTGCATCGGCCGCACGACTTGCCGCCCAGCATGCATCCGCATGCGCCCATGCCGCTATCACTGCAGGGACATCCGCAACACGGTCACGGATTGCCGCCCTCGCACGTcccccagcagcagcagcagcagcaacaacagccgcCAGGCGGACCAGCCGGCACGGTGCGAACTCCATCTCCTGCCCAGCAGCCGCCGAGATCCCTGCACGATCCGCAATCGTCTCGAGAGCCGCCCAGTTCGCAGCCCTCGACCACGATGGCGGGTTCGGGTAGTGGTCCCGGTGGACCCGGTGGACCGCCGCCGCAACAGTCGCCGCACGCTCATCGCACATCGCCGCTGCCCGGTCTGTCGGGCAGTGGACCGCCGCCGCCGGGACTCATCGGGCACCCGATGGCCATACACCCGCACCTGGCACACCTGCCGCCCGGCCATCCGGCCCACGCAGCGTTGGCCCATCCGGGACACCATCTGCTGTCGCACTCGATAGCGGGCCTGGGACCTGGCGGCGGACCCATCGCCTTGTTGGCCGGACCCGGCGGACTGGGAGGAATCCCAGAGTCCGCTCTAAGTCGCCGCACCCCGCCCTCACACCTGCCACACTCGCACGCCTCCTCGGCCCCGCTGACGCCGCACTCGGTGGCCAGCATGACGTCCACCAGTATGTCGCTGACCACCAGCACGGTGCCCTCGTCCGCCTTTAGCCGCGCCAGTCCCAGCGTGCAGATCTCGagcggtggtggcggcggcggcggtggtccTTCTGGACCCGGAAGCGTTGGGCCCGGAGGATTGCCCAACTCatcggcagcggcggcggcagctgctgcagcggcTGCCCATCGAGCGGCCTCGCCGGCGTCCAGCGTGAGCAGCCTGAGTCGCCAGAGCCCGCTGCATCCGGTGCCGCAGTCTCCGCTCAGCCATCATCCCTCGTCGTCGGCCTTGTCCGCCGCGGCAGCCGCTGTGGCGGAACGGGATCGGCATGCGCTGATGCGACAGCAATCGCCGCACATGACGCCGCCACCGGTGTCCAATGCCTCGTTGATGGCTAGTCCGCTGAGCAAAATGTATGCTCCTCAGCCGGGTCAGAGGGGTCTGGGGACCTCTCCGCCACCGCATTTGCGTCCGGGAGCCTCGCCGCCGGTCATCCGGCATCCGCAGATGCCCCTGCCGCTGCCACTGATTGCGCCTGGCGGAGGAATACCACAGATCGGAGTGCATCCGGGACAGTCACCCTACCCGCATCCGCTGCTGCATCCCTCGGTCTTCTACTCGCCGCACCATCACCCGTTCAACTCGCCCTACGGCTATGCGCCCTATGGTCCTGGATTCCCGGCCTACATGAAGCCACCGCCGCAGCCAGGTCAGCTGGATCCGGCCGCCGTGATGGCCGCCCACCACGCTGGTCTGCAGGGACCGCCGCCCCAGCAGATGCGCCAGGATGAGCAGAATGCAGCGGCCgctgcggcagcagcagctgccgaGAAGCAGCATCaagccgccgcagcagcagcagctcagcAGCACAAGGCgccgcagcaacaacagcagggTGGAATGCCACCCAATAAGCCGCCGACGCCAAAGACGCCGCAGGGTCCTGGTGGTGGAATGCCACCGGGGATGGGCGGACCGGGAACACCGACGGGCCTGCCGCCAGGTGCCTATCCGGGTAGTCACATGCCGGGATATCCGCAGGGACCGCCTCACGGATCACCCTTTGCGCCGCAAGATGGTCAGCCGCACGGCCTGAAGCCCACTTCGCACATGGATGCCCTGCGAGCGCATGCACACTCGGCCAACTCGGCGGGCATGGGCGGAGGACATCATCCAACGGAGCCAT TGCCCATCGATATTGAGCCGGATCCGGAGCCAGAAATCCCTAGTCCCACGCACAACATACCACGTGGTCCCAGTCCCGAGGCCAAACCGGACGACACCGAGTGCCATCGCTCTCAGTCTGCCAT aTTTGTGCGCCACATCGATCGCGGGGATTACAATTCGTGCACAAGAACGGATTTGATCTTCAAGCCGGTGGCCGACTCGAAGTTGGCACGCAAGCGTGAGGAGCGCGACCGTAAGCTGGCCGAGAAGGAGCGTGAGCGGCGTCAG cagcagcaacaacagcagcagcaacagcaacaacagcaggcgGCAGCCGCTCAGCAGGCGGCGCAGCAGGCCAAGATGAAGGCGGAGCTGAAGCCACCGTATGCGGACACGCCTGCCCTGCGTCAACTATCCGAGTACGCTCGTCCCCACGTCGCCTTCAG TCCTGTTGAGCAGATGGTGCCATATCATCATCCAATGGGCCCCATGTACAGAGAGAG GGAACTGGAGGAGATCAAGAACGCACAAGCTGCTGCGGCGAGCCAATCCAGGCTAGATCCGCACTGGATGGAGTACTATCGACG ATCCATTTCCTCCAACAATCCCTACAGCGGCATTCACCCCTCGCAGTTTCCCCTGTACGCGAATCCGGCGATATCGCAGATGGAGAGGGAGCGTCTGGGAATTCCACCGCCGCACCATGTGGGGTTGGACCCGGGCGAGCACATG CCGCAACCACCGGAGGCCGGTTTCCAACTGCCAC CGAATGTTGGCCAGTATCCGCGGCCAAATATGCTTATACCTAGGGAGCCGCATTCGGATGTCCTGCTGCGCATGTCCTATGCCGACCAACTACAG GCCGCCGAGTTCCAGCGACAGTCCCTGCATGATCAGTACTTTAG ACAACGGCCCAGATAA